Proteins encoded by one window of Dialister pneumosintes:
- the gpmA gene encoding 2,3-diphosphoglycerate-dependent phosphoglycerate mutase, translating into MYTLVVIRHGQSQWNKKNLFCGWTDVDLTEQGYEEAKQAGQLLKQEGYTFDVCYTSVLKRAIHTAYTVLDQMDLHWIPVIKDYRLNERHYGALQGKNKTETADAYGEEQVLLWRRSYDVRPPALEVGDARCPENQSVYDEIKKEIVLPHAECLKDTVARVAPYFENVIKPQIVNGKNILIAAHGNSIRALMKYIEGISDEEIVGINVPTGIPLVYHLNEDFSVIDRKFLGDQEAIRAKMEAVKNQSAKSIK; encoded by the coding sequence ATGTATACATTGGTGGTTATTCGTCATGGACAAAGTCAATGGAATAAGAAAAATTTGTTTTGTGGTTGGACAGATGTTGACCTGACCGAACAGGGATATGAAGAAGCGAAACAAGCCGGGCAACTTTTAAAGCAAGAAGGATATACTTTTGATGTTTGTTATACTTCCGTTTTAAAGCGTGCTATCCATACCGCCTATACGGTTTTAGATCAAATGGATTTGCATTGGATTCCCGTAATTAAAGACTATCGGCTAAATGAACGTCACTATGGTGCTTTGCAGGGGAAAAATAAGACAGAAACTGCAGATGCCTACGGAGAAGAACAAGTTCTTTTGTGGAGACGTTCTTATGATGTAAGACCACCTGCTTTAGAGGTGGGAGATGCACGTTGTCCGGAAAATCAATCGGTATATGATGAAATTAAGAAAGAAATTGTACTTCCACATGCAGAATGTTTAAAGGATACCGTGGCTCGAGTAGCACCGTATTTTGAGAATGTGATTAAGCCGCAGATTGTTAATGGGAAAAACATATTGATTGCTGCTCACGGAAATTCTATTCGTGCATTAATGAAATATATAGAAGGTATTTCCGATGAAGAAATTGTGGGAATTAATGTTCCTACCGGTATCCCCTTGGTATATCATTTAAACGAAGATTTTTCTGTTATCGACAGAAAATTTTTAGGAGATCAAGAAGCTATTCGTGCCAAAATGGAAGCCGTAAAGAATCAATCTGCAAAATCTATTAAGTAA
- the tsaD gene encoding tRNA (adenosine(37)-N6)-threonylcarbamoyltransferase complex transferase subunit TsaD has product MKILAFETSCDETSCAVIENGRKILSNIISTQVDIHRKFGGVVPEIASRHHIEDILPVAIEALEQAQVDWKDIDAIAVTEGPGLVGALLVGVAAAKACAWALNKPLIAVNHMEGHIFANLLQYPDLEPPFLSLVVSGGHTMLVVVEDYNTFKLLGETRDDAAGEAFDKIARVMGYPYPGGPHIDTLAAQGNPDAIPFPIPLQREHDTFDFSFSGLKSAVINYLHTAEMKKQEISKEDVAASFQKTVVNTVVDKTMAALKKTGFKTLTLAGGVAANHGLRQALSLACEKQGIRLCCPDPVLCTDNGAMIGCRAYYMAQAGMYAPLTMNANPRLPFLAEKINND; this is encoded by the coding sequence ATGAAAATTTTGGCCTTTGAAACAAGTTGTGATGAAACATCTTGTGCAGTTATTGAAAATGGTCGTAAAATTTTATCAAACATTATTTCTACACAAGTAGATATTCATAGGAAATTTGGTGGAGTAGTACCTGAAATTGCTTCAAGACATCATATTGAAGATATATTGCCGGTGGCTATCGAAGCATTAGAACAAGCACAAGTGGATTGGAAAGATATCGATGCTATAGCTGTTACAGAAGGTCCGGGATTGGTAGGTGCTTTATTGGTGGGAGTGGCAGCAGCAAAAGCTTGTGCTTGGGCATTAAATAAACCTCTTATTGCTGTGAATCATATGGAAGGTCATATTTTTGCCAATTTACTTCAATATCCCGACTTAGAACCCCCTTTCTTATCATTGGTTGTTTCCGGGGGCCACACTATGCTTGTTGTGGTGGAAGACTATAATACCTTTAAGTTATTGGGAGAAACAAGAGACGATGCAGCCGGTGAAGCTTTTGATAAAATTGCACGTGTAATGGGATATCCTTATCCGGGGGGACCTCATATTGATACATTAGCGGCACAAGGAAATCCGGATGCTATCCCATTTCCGATACCGCTACAAAGAGAACATGATACTTTTGATTTTTCTTTTAGCGGACTTAAATCGGCGGTTATCAATTATCTACATACGGCAGAAATGAAAAAACAGGAAATTTCTAAAGAAGATGTAGCAGCTTCTTTCCAAAAAACGGTAGTAAATACAGTCGTAGATAAAACGATGGCGGCTTTAAAGAAAACAGGATTTAAAACATTAACTTTAGCAGGTGGTGTGGCGGCTAATCATGGACTTCGACAAGCATTATCTTTAGCTTGTGAAAAGCAAGGTATCCGTCTATGCTGTCCGGATCCTGTTTTATGTACAGATAACGGTGCGATGATTGGCTGTCGAGCTTACTACATGGCACAGGCAGGTATGTATGCTCCACTTACGATGAATGCTAATCCCCGATTGCCTTTTTTGGCAGAAAAGATAAACAATGACTGA
- a CDS encoding sensor histidine kinase, with product MTEQLYSLIREYTNLTEVQARILTYLPAALNFAADISRNQVYICAKGKNKDMMVILSASKPSFDTGKTHLMEGDTFLSEEVAIATSVLRSGEKVVGRKELEIGRIVGVTAYPILDNAGVPFAVVGFMANHLEQQQILTDTAYQILQLPLSQEEYRQVRPQDGILILDAVGRILYANDTASGLYLVMDRDGSNKESVAGKILSRLPLIQKVRETGRPDCQEERIGDVTLFIWAFPLLKDGRVIRTILIVSDVTVVREKERQILVKESVIKEIHHRVKNSLNTVAGLLRMQMRRSGDEDTKQALKKAVDRILSISQVHDVLAHQSGEDIDWNMLLNKLCDLSVKSLGNRSWELLREELQTSIILNSEKAVHLSIAVNELIQNAIRHGVSNQVGGILVVKDWMDTDGLHIVIKNNGKQLPDNFNSHSYGLGLQIVKTLVELELRGEFLFRNEEDMVVAEIICPIGEMG from the coding sequence ATGACTGAGCAATTATATTCCTTGATAAGAGAATATACGAATTTAACAGAAGTGCAGGCTCGCATATTGACCTATTTACCGGCTGCACTTAATTTTGCTGCCGATATATCACGAAACCAAGTGTATATATGTGCCAAAGGAAAGAATAAAGATATGATGGTTATTCTTTCAGCATCCAAACCTTCTTTTGATACCGGAAAAACACATCTCATGGAAGGGGATACTTTTTTATCAGAAGAAGTCGCTATTGCAACATCTGTACTTCGCAGTGGAGAAAAAGTTGTAGGGCGAAAAGAATTGGAAATAGGACGTATCGTTGGAGTGACCGCTTATCCTATTTTAGACAATGCAGGAGTTCCCTTTGCTGTTGTCGGATTTATGGCTAATCATTTAGAGCAACAGCAAATATTGACAGATACCGCTTATCAGATTTTACAACTTCCTCTTTCACAGGAAGAATACCGGCAAGTGCGTCCTCAAGACGGCATCCTTATTTTAGATGCAGTAGGACGTATTTTGTATGCCAATGATACTGCTTCCGGACTTTATTTGGTTATGGATAGAGACGGGAGTAACAAAGAATCGGTTGCAGGTAAGATTTTATCTCGCTTACCTTTAATTCAAAAAGTAAGAGAAACAGGAAGACCGGACTGTCAAGAAGAACGGATTGGAGATGTAACCTTGTTTATTTGGGCATTTCCCTTGCTCAAAGATGGACGAGTAATACGTACGATTCTCATTGTTTCCGATGTAACCGTTGTAAGAGAAAAAGAACGGCAAATTTTGGTAAAAGAGTCCGTGATTAAAGAAATTCATCATCGAGTAAAAAATAGCTTAAATACAGTAGCCGGATTGCTTCGTATGCAAATGCGTCGCTCGGGAGATGAAGACACAAAACAAGCACTAAAAAAAGCAGTAGATCGAATTTTAAGTATTTCACAAGTACATGATGTATTAGCACATCAAAGTGGAGAAGATATTGATTGGAATATGCTGTTAAATAAACTCTGTGATTTATCTGTTAAGAGTTTAGGAAATCGCAGTTGGGAACTGTTACGAGAAGAATTACAAACTTCGATTATTCTGAATTCAGAAAAAGCGGTACATTTATCGATTGCCGTTAACGAACTCATTCAGAATGCCATTCGACATGGTGTATCAAACCAAGTCGGCGGAATACTGGTTGTAAAAGATTGGATGGATACGGATGGGTTACATATTGTTATAAAAAATAATGGAAAACAATTACCGGATAATTTTAATAGCCATTCATATGGGCTGGGGTTGCAGATTGTCAAAACATTAGTTGAACTGGAACTTCGGGGAGAATTTTTATTTAGAAACGAAGAAGATATGGTCGTTGCTGAAATTATTTGTCCGATAGGAGAGATGGGATAA
- a CDS encoding metal-dependent hydrolase — protein MKYKFKYIYHGHSCFELKTQKITMLFDPFFTGNTKADITEKEVFCNMILLTHAHDDHFGDAISIAQRTESVVIAIPEVLALFPEKGIHSHGMNLGGTVETPYGHITMVPAMHSSGVAGGIACGYVISFTDGPTVYYAGDTALFGDMKLIGESFHIDYAILPIGDNYTMGPSDAIRAAQMLQAKTVIPIHYDTWPIIEQDVKQFKKEAEEQGLDVAIVIPGQAFVLDLDIRKAKKEGKL, from the coding sequence ATGAAATATAAATTTAAATATATTTATCATGGGCATTCTTGTTTTGAATTAAAAACACAAAAAATAACGATGTTATTTGATCCTTTTTTTACAGGAAATACCAAAGCGGATATTACAGAAAAAGAAGTTTTTTGTAATATGATTTTGTTAACACATGCACATGATGACCACTTTGGAGATGCTATTTCTATTGCACAACGAACAGAATCTGTTGTTATAGCTATTCCGGAAGTATTGGCTTTGTTTCCTGAAAAAGGGATTCATAGTCACGGAATGAACTTAGGCGGTACAGTAGAAACTCCTTATGGACATATTACGATGGTGCCTGCTATGCATAGCTCCGGTGTAGCCGGCGGTATAGCTTGTGGATATGTGATTTCATTTACGGATGGACCGACTGTTTATTATGCAGGGGATACCGCTCTTTTTGGTGATATGAAACTCATTGGAGAATCGTTCCATATTGATTATGCAATACTCCCCATTGGAGACAACTATACTATGGGACCGTCAGATGCCATTCGTGCGGCACAAATGCTTCAAGCTAAAACCGTGATACCGATTCACTATGACACTTGGCCGATTATTGAACAAGATGTTAAACAGTTTAAAAAGGAAGCGGAAGAACAAGGACTTGATGTAGCTATTGTTATTCCGGGGCAAGCATTTGTGCTTGATTTAGATATTAGAAAAGCAAAGAAAGAAGGTAAGTTATAA
- the guaA gene encoding glutamine-hydrolyzing GMP synthase, which produces MEHQEIVIIVDFGGQYAQLIARRVRECGVYCEILPYVKSADEILAKNPKAIILSGGPSSVNAPDAPKIDNKIFEAGIPVLGICYGMQLICNELGGKVARPAKREYGHAMFYLDGENSLFDGLSKESAVWMSHGDSVVEMPKGFSLAGHTDLTPTAAVANEERKMYAVQFHPEVVHTEEGTALLKNFLFKIARCDGGWSMENYVDIAGQNIREQVGSDNVICALSGGVDSSVAAVLVHKAIGDQLTCVFVDHGFLRLGEAEQVVDTFTNKFNMKLVHVDASKHFMDLLSGVTEPEKKRKTIGAEFINTFQREANKLSNVKFLVQGTLYPDVVESGTATAATIKSHHNVGGLPKDMKFKLIEPLRELFKDEVRQLGRELGLPEEVINRQPFPGPGLAIRIIGDITPERLDILRKADFIVRDVIKQHGLYNDIWQSFAVLPAAIRSVGVQGDERTYDYTVGIRAVTSSDGMTADYFRFPWEVLDEMSRRICNEVKGVNRVVYDITSKPPSTIEWE; this is translated from the coding sequence ATGGAGCATCAGGAAATCGTTATTATTGTCGATTTTGGTGGTCAGTATGCACAACTTATTGCTCGTCGTGTACGTGAATGCGGTGTATATTGCGAAATTTTACCTTATGTCAAATCTGCTGATGAAATATTAGCTAAAAATCCTAAAGCAATTATTTTATCCGGTGGACCATCCAGTGTGAATGCACCGGACGCACCGAAAATTGATAATAAAATTTTTGAAGCAGGTATCCCTGTATTAGGAATTTGCTACGGTATGCAGCTCATTTGTAATGAATTAGGCGGTAAAGTAGCTCGTCCGGCTAAGAGAGAATATGGACATGCTATGTTCTATTTAGACGGAGAAAACTCTCTATTTGATGGACTTTCTAAAGAATCGGCTGTATGGATGAGTCATGGAGATTCCGTTGTGGAAATGCCTAAAGGATTCAGCTTGGCAGGACATACCGATTTGACTCCGACCGCAGCTGTTGCTAATGAAGAACGCAAAATGTATGCGGTGCAATTCCATCCGGAAGTAGTACATACAGAAGAAGGTACAGCTCTTTTAAAGAATTTCCTTTTCAAGATTGCTCGTTGTGACGGCGGTTGGTCTATGGAAAATTACGTAGATATTGCCGGACAGAATATTCGTGAACAAGTAGGTAGCGATAATGTCATTTGTGCATTATCCGGTGGGGTAGACTCTTCTGTGGCAGCGGTGCTCGTACACAAAGCTATTGGGGATCAGCTGACCTGTGTATTTGTTGATCATGGATTCTTGCGTCTTGGAGAAGCAGAACAAGTCGTAGATACTTTTACCAATAAATTTAATATGAAACTGGTTCATGTAGATGCATCTAAACACTTTATGGATTTGTTATCCGGTGTTACTGAACCTGAAAAGAAACGTAAAACCATTGGTGCAGAATTTATTAATACATTCCAACGTGAAGCAAATAAGCTTTCCAATGTAAAATTCCTCGTACAAGGCACTCTATATCCCGACGTTGTAGAAAGCGGTACAGCTACCGCTGCTACCATTAAGTCTCATCATAATGTAGGTGGACTTCCTAAGGATATGAAGTTTAAGTTAATTGAACCGCTTCGTGAATTGTTTAAAGATGAAGTAAGACAATTAGGCCGTGAATTGGGACTTCCGGAAGAAGTTATTAATCGCCAACCCTTCCCTGGACCGGGTCTTGCCATTCGTATCATTGGTGATATCACTCCTGAAAGATTGGATATTTTACGTAAAGCAGACTTCATTGTTCGTGATGTTATTAAACAGCATGGACTTTATAATGACATCTGGCAATCCTTTGCCGTATTGCCGGCAGCTATTCGTAGCGTTGGCGTACAAGGCGATGAAAGAACCTATGACTATACCGTAGGCATTCGTGCCGTAACCAGCTCTGACGGAATGACCGCCGATTACTTCCGTTTCCCATGGGAAGTTCTCGATGAAATGAGCCGTCGTATCTGTAACGAAGTAAAAGGTGTTAATAGAGTAGTGTACGATATCACCTCTAAACCACCGTCCACCATTGAGTGGGAATAG
- the rimI gene encoding ribosomal protein S18-alanine N-acetyltransferase, producing MGETTRESVIIRPATRADVNFIYHIGTHCFTDAWKKETVIHDLEQPLSHYWVAESDQQVIAFACFWFVVDELQLVNIAVEEPFRRQGIAKKLLDAGIKEAKEYEIKTMFLEVRVSNEPAQIFYKKQGLSIVALRKDVYQLPKEDGYIMTKVL from the coding sequence GTGGGAGAAACGACACGGGAAAGTGTAATTATTCGTCCTGCTACAAGAGCAGATGTAAATTTCATTTACCATATTGGAACTCATTGTTTTACAGATGCATGGAAGAAAGAAACTGTGATACATGATTTAGAACAACCTTTGAGTCACTATTGGGTAGCGGAATCTGATCAACAAGTGATTGCTTTTGCGTGTTTTTGGTTTGTTGTTGATGAATTACAACTTGTTAATATTGCAGTGGAAGAGCCTTTTAGACGACAAGGTATTGCAAAGAAACTCTTGGATGCAGGTATAAAAGAAGCAAAAGAATATGAAATAAAAACCATGTTTTTAGAAGTGCGTGTAAGTAATGAACCGGCACAAATTTTTTACAAAAAACAAGGACTTTCTATTGTAGCCTTACGTAAAGATGTGTATCAGCTTCCTAAAGAAGACGGTTATATTATGACAAAAGTATTATAG
- a CDS encoding ANTAR domain-containing response regulator encodes MEQYRIVIADDEVLSSMDLREMLEEAGHEVVGVGVDGVEALELVEKWKPDVAVLDVKMPRLDGLQAAKIIAHNQWAPVVLLTAFGDENIIKKAGESMVFGYVMKPVEEKNLFPALTIAVSQFKKRVEMVERVRQMEADIAEKKIMSRAKGLLMDCYGITENEAHRRIQVISMKRSMTLSEVSQQIIKEIMARKNKSQ; translated from the coding sequence ATGGAACAGTATCGGATTGTTATTGCTGATGATGAAGTGCTAAGCTCTATGGATTTAAGAGAAATGTTGGAAGAAGCAGGGCATGAGGTCGTCGGGGTAGGCGTAGATGGCGTGGAAGCTTTAGAACTGGTTGAAAAATGGAAACCGGATGTGGCTGTTCTCGATGTTAAAATGCCTCGATTGGATGGATTGCAAGCAGCTAAAATCATAGCACATAACCAATGGGCACCGGTTGTACTTCTTACCGCCTTTGGAGATGAAAACATTATAAAAAAAGCAGGAGAGTCTATGGTGTTCGGTTATGTCATGAAACCCGTAGAAGAAAAAAACTTATTTCCTGCACTTACCATTGCAGTAAGCCAATTTAAAAAACGAGTAGAAATGGTAGAACGTGTGCGACAGATGGAAGCCGATATTGCAGAGAAAAAAATAATGAGTCGTGCGAAAGGACTTCTTATGGATTGCTATGGCATCACGGAAAATGAAGCACATCGGCGAATACAAGTCATTAGCATGAAGCGAAGTATGACACTTTCTGAAGTTTCACAACAAATCATCAAAGAAATTATGGCAAGAAAAAATAAATCACAATAG
- a CDS encoding phosphoribosyltransferase family protein, whose amino-acid sequence MANRFYEMQVAGCKRKLPIINLNEEIAIAGFIILGDIELTEKAAEALVAKVPQDVEVILTAETKGIPLAEAMARKMGLQHYVVARKSVKAYMENPLIVEDESITTQGKQILCLMDDDIARIRGHKVLLVDDVISTGGSLKALENLAEQAGGQIVGKCAVLAEGDAINRGDIIYLEELPFFDAE is encoded by the coding sequence GTGGCAAACCGATTTTATGAAATGCAAGTGGCAGGTTGTAAAAGAAAACTTCCTATTATTAATTTGAATGAAGAAATAGCAATTGCAGGATTTATTATTCTTGGGGATATAGAGCTTACAGAAAAAGCGGCAGAAGCTTTGGTTGCTAAAGTACCTCAAGATGTAGAAGTGATTTTGACGGCAGAAACTAAAGGAATTCCTTTAGCCGAAGCAATGGCTCGTAAAATGGGATTGCAACATTATGTAGTAGCTAGAAAATCTGTTAAAGCCTATATGGAAAATCCGCTTATTGTAGAAGATGAATCTATTACTACACAAGGAAAACAAATTCTCTGTCTTATGGACGATGATATTGCACGTATTCGTGGGCATAAAGTTCTTTTAGTCGATGATGTAATTAGTACAGGCGGTTCATTGAAAGCTCTTGAAAACTTGGCGGAGCAAGCAGGTGGGCAGATTGTAGGGAAATGTGCCGTATTGGCAGAAGGCGATGCTATCAATCGTGGAGATATTATCTACTTGGAAGAACTTCCATTTTTTGATGCAGAATAG
- a CDS encoding patatin-like phospholipase family protein translates to MVESKEINKPSGTLILEGGAMRGIFTAGVLDAFMDRGYYFPQIVAISAGTLQALCYLSRQKERNKRVNLRYANDRRYMGIRHLIRGGDYFNFSFIFGELAENLMPFDKDTFMTASERMLALVTSCDTGKITYISNKGCTWDEYKQACEASCSIPLFSKPVQLGNKLYVDGGVGMPLAPLPEELPFVTKKPVYILTRDKNYRKKHIHKIERALLSMMLGGSYPKINELMATIPERYNEKVEELLQREKEGRAFIIRPEHSVHVSRTERNIHKLRNLYEEGRRIGESRFDEMLRWLCNA, encoded by the coding sequence GTGGTAGAGAGTAAAGAAATCAATAAGCCAAGTGGCACTCTTATTTTAGAAGGCGGTGCTATGCGAGGTATCTTTACAGCTGGAGTATTAGATGCTTTTATGGATAGAGGATATTATTTTCCTCAGATAGTAGCTATTTCAGCCGGTACTTTACAAGCTCTCTGCTATTTATCTCGTCAAAAGGAGAGAAATAAACGCGTTAATCTAAGATATGCAAATGATCGCCGATATATGGGGATAAGACATTTGATTCGAGGAGGAGATTATTTTAACTTTTCATTTATATTTGGAGAGTTGGCAGAAAATTTAATGCCTTTTGACAAAGATACATTTATGACAGCATCGGAACGTATGCTGGCATTAGTGACTAGTTGTGATACGGGGAAAATTACGTATATTTCCAATAAAGGATGTACCTGGGATGAATATAAACAGGCTTGTGAGGCCAGTTGCTCTATTCCATTATTCTCAAAACCTGTGCAATTAGGGAACAAATTATATGTAGATGGTGGCGTAGGGATGCCTTTAGCACCGCTGCCGGAAGAACTTCCTTTTGTTACAAAAAAGCCGGTATATATTCTTACTCGAGATAAGAATTATAGGAAAAAGCATATTCATAAAATAGAAAGAGCATTACTTTCTATGATGTTGGGAGGAAGTTATCCTAAGATCAATGAATTAATGGCAACCATTCCTGAACGATATAATGAAAAAGTAGAAGAACTGCTGCAACGGGAAAAGGAAGGACGTGCCTTTATTATTCGTCCTGAGCATAGTGTTCATGTAAGCAGGACAGAAAGAAATATTCATAAACTACGTAATTTATATGAAGAAGGTCGACGTATCGGTGAATCTCGTTTTGATGAAATGTTGAGGTGGTTATGTAATGCATGA
- the thiL gene encoding thiamine-phosphate kinase, translating to MTKKQTIKDLGEFKSIEKITRDFIYRPELVKVGIGDDGAVVYTRPEMDEIISTDTMVEGVHFTHQTMSAFDVGFKLCASNVSDIAAMGGQPTGLVVSVTVPSDLPAEWLENCYEGIRAACKYYRMNLLGGDMTGSPHGIVLTGTVIGEVPLNTAVTRRQAQVGDVVCVTGTVGDAGAGLEAIYRKWESLFPHIVQKHQRPLPSPNLAMKIRECGASSMNDISDGLSSELYEIAQASQVNMSIVGEQIPLSQETIKLSEKVGVSPIHYALVGGEDYELVFTIKEAKLSLLTQEPIYVIGRVESAGEGVVSLTYQGEKKVLEVKGFCHFKS from the coding sequence TTGACAAAGAAACAAACGATAAAAGACCTCGGAGAATTTAAATCTATAGAAAAAATTACCCGGGATTTTATTTATCGTCCCGAGTTGGTAAAAGTCGGAATTGGCGATGATGGTGCTGTAGTTTATACAAGACCTGAGATGGATGAAATTATTTCTACAGATACGATGGTAGAAGGAGTACACTTTACTCATCAAACGATGTCTGCTTTTGATGTCGGGTTTAAATTGTGTGCATCCAATGTGAGTGATATCGCAGCTATGGGTGGACAACCTACAGGCTTAGTTGTGTCTGTAACCGTACCTTCTGATTTACCCGCCGAATGGTTAGAAAATTGTTATGAAGGCATTCGTGCTGCTTGTAAATATTATCGAATGAATTTATTGGGTGGAGATATGACTGGTTCGCCACATGGGATTGTTCTTACCGGCACGGTTATCGGAGAAGTACCTTTGAATACCGCCGTTACTCGTCGACAGGCACAAGTGGGGGATGTGGTATGTGTGACAGGTACGGTAGGTGATGCAGGGGCAGGTTTAGAGGCTATTTATCGTAAATGGGAATCTTTGTTTCCTCATATCGTACAAAAGCATCAAAGACCGCTTCCTTCACCGAATTTGGCAATGAAAATCAGAGAGTGTGGAGCATCTTCTATGAATGATATCTCAGATGGGCTTTCTAGTGAGCTGTATGAAATTGCACAAGCAAGCCAAGTAAATATGAGCATTGTAGGAGAACAAATTCCTTTATCACAAGAAACTATAAAATTATCTGAAAAAGTGGGGGTAAGTCCTATTCATTATGCTTTAGTTGGTGGAGAGGACTATGAGTTGGTATTTACTATTAAGGAAGCTAAATTATCATTATTGACACAAGAACCTATATATGTGATCGGGCGGGTGGAGTCTGCCGGAGAAGGTGTAGTATCACTGACATATCAAGGTGAGAAAAAAGTGTTAGAGGTTAAAGGGTTTTGTCATTTTAAATCGTAG
- the tsaB gene encoding tRNA (adenosine(37)-N6)-threonylcarbamoyltransferase complex dimerization subunit type 1 TsaB translates to MLLAIDTSSLILSCALAKEDTLISEWTVQRKLTHSEQLIPHIDEMMKDAGVLREDITAVACSIGPGSFTGLRIGLTSAKMMSYLWKVPLIGVDTLEALAWNLCGGYVYALPLMDAQRGHVYAALYNTSHMRVIQEEAEGVFLIEEVIEKVKGSLLPVVAMGEAAEKYADKLKEAGILLAPQTMRCCRAGSVAMAAWQKLKKNESSNPLTMVPNYIRRSEAEVQWEKRHGKV, encoded by the coding sequence ATGTTACTAGCCATTGATACTTCTTCCTTGATTTTGAGCTGTGCATTAGCAAAGGAAGATACTCTTATATCGGAATGGACCGTACAAAGAAAGTTGACACATTCTGAACAGTTAATCCCTCATATAGATGAAATGATGAAAGATGCAGGTGTATTAAGAGAAGACATTACTGCCGTGGCATGTTCTATCGGACCGGGATCTTTTACCGGTTTGCGTATTGGGTTAACCAGTGCCAAAATGATGTCATATCTTTGGAAAGTACCTCTTATTGGAGTAGATACCTTAGAAGCTTTAGCGTGGAATCTATGTGGCGGATATGTGTATGCTCTTCCTCTTATGGATGCACAGCGTGGTCATGTATATGCAGCCTTATACAATACTTCTCATATGCGTGTAATACAAGAAGAAGCGGAAGGTGTATTTCTGATAGAAGAAGTGATTGAAAAAGTAAAAGGAAGTTTACTTCCCGTGGTGGCTATGGGGGAAGCGGCGGAAAAGTATGCAGACAAATTAAAAGAAGCCGGTATTTTATTGGCACCGCAAACTATGCGTTGTTGTCGTGCAGGCAGTGTTGCGATGGCAGCTTGGCAGAAATTAAAGAAAAATGAAAGTTCTAATCCATTGACTATGGTTCCGAACTATATTCGTAGAAGTGAGGCGGAAGTGCAGTGGGAGAAACGACACGGGAAAGTGTAA
- the tsaE gene encoding tRNA (adenosine(37)-N6)-threonylcarbamoyltransferase complex ATPase subunit type 1 TsaE, protein MHELIFYTHMTEETQNFGQRIGKHAEEDLFIALTGDLGAGKTHLVQGIAKGIGILDNITSPTFNIMNIYEGKLPFKHFDFYRLDREEELYNIGWGEYSVGGVTVVEWANLFPDLIPEEALCITIQVLSETERKFIITWTDKTPSTLIKELKQYVTSH, encoded by the coding sequence ATGCATGAACTCATTTTCTATACACACATGACCGAAGAAACACAAAACTTTGGACAACGGATTGGGAAACATGCGGAAGAAGATTTATTTATTGCTTTAACAGGTGATTTGGGCGCAGGCAAGACGCATTTAGTGCAAGGCATTGCCAAAGGTATCGGTATTCTTGATAACATAACCAGTCCTACATTTAACATTATGAATATATATGAAGGAAAATTACCTTTTAAACACTTTGATTTCTATCGACTGGATAGAGAAGAAGAACTATATAACATCGGATGGGGTGAATATAGTGTGGGAGGGGTAACCGTTGTTGAATGGGCTAATCTTTTTCCCGATTTAATACCGGAAGAGGCTTTATGCATTACCATTCAAGTTCTTTCTGAAACAGAAAGAAAGTTTATCATTACATGGACAGATAAAACTCCATCGACCTTGATAAAGGAGCTTAAGCAGTATGTTACTAGCCATTGA